CTGAACTACTTCTTGACCGATAACCTGGCTCTTGTGGGACAAGTGGGCTTACATCATATCTCAAATGCGCACCGCAAAAGCCCCAACGTCGGCGTCAATTCGGTCATGGGTCTGCTGGGGGTCTCGTATTACTTTTAAGCCTTACTCTCGGCTGCCGCCGCGAACCCATTTATTCGGTGTGCCATCAAGAGGAGAGCCCTCGCCTGGTCGCCAGAGTACCGACTGCTCAATCTGCTTGGCAAGGGTGAAGTCCTTTTCAGTGACCCCTCCGGCGGCATGAGTCCTCAGCTTTACCCAGACCTTTCCCCATGTGACCTCCAGGTCAGGGTGATGCCAGGCGGCCTCAGCCAGGTAGGCAATCGTGTTGACCAGCATCAGTGTGGTTGGCCAACCGTCGGTATTGAACTTCCTCCTGATCCATCGCCCCTCAAGGTACCACCCTGGCAACTCTTGCTCCAAACGCTTGACCACCTCTTCGTCCGAAATGACCGGGCACTCTTTGCCTTTTGACATGGCCCCTCCTCATCTGTTGAACTAATAACATACCTACCTCCTACTCGAAATGTAGGGTACGAGCCATCATTGGGCAAGCGGATTCTGGCGCGGTAAGTCCCCATAAAAAGAAAGCGCCCCAGAGATGGTCACTGAGGCGCATTCTTTTCTGTGCGGTTAAGTCAGAGGGTCAAAGGCTGCTGGAACCCCGCCCTTAATGGTGTATCTGCCGATGCTTCACGCCTTCGTAGCGGGTTCCGGCGATCTCCTTCAGGCGCTTGAGATCATGCCTTGCCTCCATCCATCGCACCCCTCCGGAGACAGAGCGCATCATGAGGGAGGTTGTTCGCGCGTATCCTCCCGTATAGCGGACCCCACGAAGCAATTCGCCATCGGTGATGCCGGTAACTGCCACAAACACATTTCTCCCCTTGCAGAGGTCGTCCACAGTCAAAATACGATCCAGATCGTGACCCTCCGACTCGAGGATCTGCCTGTCTTGTTCATCTCTCGGCCAGAACCGACATTGCATCTGACCACCCAAACACTTTAGTGCGCAGGCGATGAGCACCGCCTCCGGCGAACCCCCCGTCCCCATGAGGACATCAATGCCGGTGTCCTCTTCCATTGCCGCCATCACCCCTGGTGCAACATCCCCCTCACTGATCAGTTTGATCCGGGCTCCGGCCTCTTTCACCTCTTTGATGAGGCGCTCGTGGCGTGGCCGATCGAGCATGACCACCGTGAGGTCATCGACCTCCCGGCCCTCAGCCTTGGCGATCTGTCGCAGGTTCTCTTTGACGGGAGCATTAATGTCGATTACCCCCGCAGCCCGAGGCCCGACGACAATCTTGTCCATGTAGGCAAGCTGGGTAGAAAACAGCGTGTGCCGATCGGCAAGCGCAGCCACAGAGATCGCGCCTGGTCGGCCGTTGGTCAGGAGGGTGACGCCATCAATCGGATCTACGGCGACATCAAGAGCCGGGGTGGAACCTGTGCCGACCCGCTCTCCCACATGCAGCATGGAGCCCTGATCTTTCTGCCCCTCCCCAATCACCACCGTCCCGTCAATATCCAACGAGCTCAGGGCATAGCGCATCGCGTCAACGGCGGCTTGATCGGCGCCATCACGGTCGCGTCTGCCCATCAGGCGAGCCGCCGCCAAGGCAGCAGCCTCGGTAGCCCTGCTGAGCTCGAGAGCCAGGTTTCGATCCATTAGCTCGGTCATAGTATAATTTCCCTCCCTTATACCCTTCACCCTGTTCCGTTCCTGCCCCTCTTACGAGACCTATGCCAGGAGTTCCGTAGCTCGGGACACCACATGCTCAGCGGTAAAGCCGAATTGCTGCATGAGGACTTGATACGGAGCTGAGGCTCCAAATCGTGTCATGCCAATCACCCCTCCGAGCAGGCCTACGTAGCGGTGCCAACCGTGCGGAGATCCTGTCTCGATA
Above is a window of Candidatus Methylomirabilis sp. DNA encoding:
- the glpX gene encoding class II fructose-bisphosphatase, producing MTELMDRNLALELSRATEAAALAAARLMGRRDRDGADQAAVDAMRYALSSLDIDGTVVIGEGQKDQGSMLHVGERVGTGSTPALDVAVDPIDGVTLLTNGRPGAISVAALADRHTLFSTQLAYMDKIVVGPRAAGVIDINAPVKENLRQIAKAEGREVDDLTVVMLDRPRHERLIKEVKEAGARIKLISEGDVAPGVMAAMEEDTGIDVLMGTGGSPEAVLIACALKCLGGQMQCRFWPRDEQDRQILESEGHDLDRILTVDDLCKGRNVFVAVTGITDGELLRGVRYTGGYARTTSLMMRSVSGGVRWMEARHDLKRLKEIAGTRYEGVKHRQIHH
- a CDS encoding 4a-hydroxytetrahydrobiopterin dehydratase, whose product is MSKGKECPVISDEEVVKRLEQELPGWYLEGRWIRRKFNTDGWPTTLMLVNTIAYLAEAAWHHPDLEVTWGKVWVKLRTHAAGGVTEKDFTLAKQIEQSVLWRPGEGSPLDGTPNKWVRGGSRE